One genomic window of Dermacentor andersoni chromosome 8, qqDerAnde1_hic_scaffold, whole genome shotgun sequence includes the following:
- the LOC126525884 gene encoding uncharacterized protein — protein MECRLNLGVILLACLVLHAQASVIDILKKHFAKEDICDKLSNRLKTCVNGFEGLEVRYFKNRLSDQGTQDQLMGCVRRRLVERHIVRICDGNNSEEILVGCINTSLREHVSPIVRWRVARFANKIRMCLGKYKGRDESRREGTSMPIDDDLLEAPQVTNAPDDSLLD, from the exons ATGGAATGCCGACTGAATCTTGGGGTCATCTTACTAGCCTGCTTGGTGCTCCATGCGCAAGCATCTGTGATTGACATCCTCAAAAAACATTTTGCAAAGGAAGACATCTGTGACAAGC tTAGTAATCGCCTAAAGACATGCGTCAATGGATTCGAAGGGCTCGAAGTGCGGTATTTCAAGAACAGG CTCAGCGACCAAGGAACTCAAGACCAGCTCATGGGTTGTGTCAGGCGGAGGCTTGTGGAGAGACACATCGTCAGGATATGTGACGGCAACAACTCG GAGGAAATTCTAGTTGGCTGCATCAACACATCTCTCAGGGAACATGTG tcgCCCATAGTACGCTGGAGGGTGGCGAGATTCGCGAACAAAATCAGG ATGTGCCTTGGCAAATACAAGGGCAGGGACGAGTCTAGAAGGGAAGGAACGTCTATGCCGATAGACGACGACCTGCTCGAGGCCCCGCAAGTCACGAACGCGCCAGACGACTCCTTGTTGGACTAA